The Lactuca sativa cultivar Salinas chromosome 2, Lsat_Salinas_v11, whole genome shotgun sequence genome includes a window with the following:
- the LOC111916360 gene encoding uncharacterized protein LOC111916360 isoform X2 yields the protein MDIDGSNSLNNGNPNSKGSKIVNEERKSTKRDVSNPLFVNHELAWHEMRRAWVGDGSQTSHTKFRQPILSWTTSFEDLLSSGETFPDPIPLADVVDLLVDIWIEEGCSAQELHCCNIHKLSTLYYKVQID from the exons ATGGACATTGATGGAAGCAATTCTCTCAATAATGGTAACCCGAATTCCAAGGGTTCTAAAATTGTGAATGAAGAAAGAAAGTCCACGAAAAGGGATGTCTCAAATCCTCTATTCGTTAACCATG AATTGGCTTGGCATGAGATGAGAAGAGCTTGGGTTGGTGATGGATCTCAAACATCACATACCAAGTTTAGACAGCCCATTCTCAG TTGGACTACAAGTTTTGAAGATTTGCTCTCATCTGGTGAAACATTCCCTGATCCAATTCCATTAGCT GATGTGGTGGATCTTTTAGTTGACATCTGGATCGAAGAAG GATGTAGTGCACAGGAATTACACTGTTGCAACATCCATAAATTATCAACATTGTACTACAAAGTACAAATAGATTAG
- the LOC111916360 gene encoding uncharacterized protein LOC111916360 isoform X3 codes for MDIDGSNSLNNGNPNSKGSKIVNEERKSTKRDVSNPLFVNHAELAWHEMRRAWVGDGSQTSHTKFRQPILSWTTSFEDLLSSGETFPDPIPLADVVDLLVDIWIEEGCNHSNCVLVSWSCI; via the exons ATGGACATTGATGGAAGCAATTCTCTCAATAATGGTAACCCGAATTCCAAGGGTTCTAAAATTGTGAATGAAGAAAGAAAGTCCACGAAAAGGGATGTCTCAAATCCTCTATTCGTTAACCATG CAGAATTGGCTTGGCATGAGATGAGAAGAGCTTGGGTTGGTGATGGATCTCAAACATCACATACCAAGTTTAGACAGCCCATTCTCAG TTGGACTACAAGTTTTGAAGATTTGCTCTCATCTGGTGAAACATTCCCTGATCCAATTCCATTAGCT GATGTGGTGGATCTTTTAGTTGACATCTGGATCGAAGAAG GATGCAATCATTCAAATTGTGTATTGGTTAGTTGGAGTTGTATATAA
- the LOC111916360 gene encoding uncharacterized protein LOC111916360 isoform X1, which yields MDIDGSNSLNNGNPNSKGSKIVNEERKSTKRDVSNPLFVNHAELAWHEMRRAWVGDGSQTSHTKFRQPILSWTTSFEDLLSSGETFPDPIPLADVVDLLVDIWIEEGCSAQELHCCNIHKLSTLYYKVQID from the exons ATGGACATTGATGGAAGCAATTCTCTCAATAATGGTAACCCGAATTCCAAGGGTTCTAAAATTGTGAATGAAGAAAGAAAGTCCACGAAAAGGGATGTCTCAAATCCTCTATTCGTTAACCATG CAGAATTGGCTTGGCATGAGATGAGAAGAGCTTGGGTTGGTGATGGATCTCAAACATCACATACCAAGTTTAGACAGCCCATTCTCAG TTGGACTACAAGTTTTGAAGATTTGCTCTCATCTGGTGAAACATTCCCTGATCCAATTCCATTAGCT GATGTGGTGGATCTTTTAGTTGACATCTGGATCGAAGAAG GATGTAGTGCACAGGAATTACACTGTTGCAACATCCATAAATTATCAACATTGTACTACAAAGTACAAATAGATTAG
- the LOC111916358 gene encoding pentatricopeptide repeat-containing protein At3g22470, mitochondrial isoform X2, with the protein MRKAAFVLRRNGKLLPGYLCFPVFLFQNNILAAFINPQIQFPSRKLILNESCELKDSLLPFNRIVETPSIAPIDQSNHIHANRNISQAILGFQADVVTLRMINRLCMSGDARPALPTHREMEKSKPCNPSTTHYNNIINGLCKSRRVTEAVDIYFEMRDKGIQPDIVTFNCLIQGLCNLGLREEAQGFFDEMVTQSISPNVVTFNILAHSFCKDGKIEEAHNTLNHMISYQCVPDVISYNILINCYCKSKKIDQALSLFMEMSEKRIVPDIITYTTLITGLCQVGRLEDALVRFDEIQDSGLVPDVVTYSILLNFLFKNGKFNEAIVFERAMEEVRVAPNITLYNILIDGMCKAGKIDVGEELFRKLPAFGFQPGFYTYNILINAYCKSKMIGEALSLKNEMSEKEVTPTIVTYNTLINGLCHVGRLKDALILFDDIKHHNLVPNIVTYSTLIDSLFKNEKFDKAIELYKIMKDDGLAPNIVLYNILIDGMCKAGKVDEGEGLFRDLSSRGLQPNIRTYNILMNGLFKNGKLKDAYQLLQEMMIEGCMPDGFTFNIIIQGYIQWNETRMAVQFVRRMVDAGFSADANTSTNLVDLLNKRNLDNASKEKKMV; encoded by the exons ATGAGAAAGGCTGCTTTTGTTCTTCGTCGAAATGGTAAGTTGCTTCCTGGTTACCTCTGTTTCCCGGTTTTCTTGTTTCAAAATAATATTCTTGCTGCTTTTATAAATCCTCAAATTCAATTTCCCTCTCGAAAATTAATTCTTAACGAAAGCTGTGAGCTGAAAGATTCGTTGCTTCCGTTTAATCGGATAGTTGAGACTCCATCTATTGCCCCTATTGATCAATCTAATCATATTCATGCCAATCGTAACATTTCTCAAGCAATTTTAGGGTTTCAAGCTGATGTAGTAACTCTCCGGATGATAAACAGGCTCTGCATGTCAGGCGACGCCCGACCTGCTCTTCCTACACACAGGGAGATGGAAAAAAGCAAACCCTGTAATCCAAGTACAACCCATTACAATAACATCATCAATGGGCTTTGTAAAAGCAGACGTGTTACTGAAGCCGTGGATATCTATTTCGAAATGAGAGATAAAGGTATTCAACCGGATATTGTCACATTCAATTGTTTAATTCAAGGTTTATGCAATTTAGGTTTAAGGGAAGAGGCACAAGGTTTCTTCGATGAAATGGTAACTCAAAGCATCTCACCAAATGTGGTGACCTTTAACATTTTAGCTCATTCATTCTGTAAAGATGGCAAGATTGAGGAAGCACATAATACGCTCAATCACATGATATCATATCAGTGTGTCCCTGATGTTATCAGCTATAACATCTTAATTAACTGTTACTGCAAGAGCAAAAAGATAGATCAAGCCTTGAGCCTCTTCATGGAAATGTCTGAAAAGAGAATAGTTCCTGATATTATAACCTACACCACTCTCATTACTGGTTTGTGTCAAGTTGGTAGACTTGAGGATGCACTTGTACGTTTTGATGAAATACAAGATTCTGGTCTGGTTCCAGATGTTGTTACTTACTCAATTCTGTTaaactttttgtttaaaaatGGCAAATTTAATGAGGCAATCGTGTTTGAAAGAGCTATGGAAGAGGTTAGAGTTGCCCCTAATATTACTCTATACAATATCCTCATTGATGGTATGTGCAAAGCCGGAAAAATTGATGTTGGTGAGGAACTTTTTAGGAAACTCCCTGCTTTTGGGTTTCAGCCTGgtttttatacatataatatcCTGATTAATGCATACTGCAAGAGCAAAATGATAGGTGAAGCTTTGAGTCTGAAGAATGAAATGTCTGAAAAGGAAGTTACTCCAACTATAGTGACCTACAACACTCTCATCAATGGCTTGTGTCATGTTGGGAGACTCAAGGATGCACTAATTCTTTTTGATGACATCAAACATCATAACCTAGTTCCAAATATTGTTACTTATTCTACTCTGATAGATTCTTTATTTAAAAATGAGAAGTTTGACAAGGCCATTGAACTATACAAAATAATGAAAGATGATGGATTGGCTCCTAACATTGTTCTCTATAACATTCTCATTGATGGAATGTGCAAAGCTGGGAAAGTTGATGAGGGTGAGGGGCTTTTTCGGGATCTTTCTTCAAGAGGCTTGCAGCCTAATATTCGTACTTATAATATTTTGATGAATGGATTATTTAAGAATGGGAAACTCAAGGATGCATATCAGTTGTTGCAAGAAATGATGATTGAAGGATGCATGCCAGATGGTTTtacttttaatataataattcagGGGTATATTCAATGGAATGAGACGAGAATGGCTGTTCAATTTGTGAGAAGAATGGTTGATGCTGGTTTTTCTGCAGATGCAAACACATCAACAAACCTAGTCGACTTGTTGAACAAAAGAAACTTGGATAATGCATCAAAGGAG AAAAAAATGGTGTAA
- the LOC111916358 gene encoding pentatricopeptide repeat-containing protein At3g22470, mitochondrial isoform X1, producing the protein MRKAAFVLRRNGKLLPGYLCFPVFLFQNNILAAFINPQIQFPSRKLILNESCELKDSLLPFNRIVETPSIAPIDQSNHIHANRNISQAILGFQADVVTLRMINRLCMSGDARPALPTHREMEKSKPCNPSTTHYNNIINGLCKSRRVTEAVDIYFEMRDKGIQPDIVTFNCLIQGLCNLGLREEAQGFFDEMVTQSISPNVVTFNILAHSFCKDGKIEEAHNTLNHMISYQCVPDVISYNILINCYCKSKKIDQALSLFMEMSEKRIVPDIITYTTLITGLCQVGRLEDALVRFDEIQDSGLVPDVVTYSILLNFLFKNGKFNEAIVFERAMEEVRVAPNITLYNILIDGMCKAGKIDVGEELFRKLPAFGFQPGFYTYNILINAYCKSKMIGEALSLKNEMSEKEVTPTIVTYNTLINGLCHVGRLKDALILFDDIKHHNLVPNIVTYSTLIDSLFKNEKFDKAIELYKIMKDDGLAPNIVLYNILIDGMCKAGKVDEGEGLFRDLSSRGLQPNIRTYNILMNGLFKNGKLKDAYQLLQEMMIEGCMPDGFTFNIIIQGYIQWNETRMAVQFVRRMVDAGFSADANTSTNLVDLLNKRNLDNASKEVLKKFFRLTSTNKVN; encoded by the coding sequence ATGAGAAAGGCTGCTTTTGTTCTTCGTCGAAATGGTAAGTTGCTTCCTGGTTACCTCTGTTTCCCGGTTTTCTTGTTTCAAAATAATATTCTTGCTGCTTTTATAAATCCTCAAATTCAATTTCCCTCTCGAAAATTAATTCTTAACGAAAGCTGTGAGCTGAAAGATTCGTTGCTTCCGTTTAATCGGATAGTTGAGACTCCATCTATTGCCCCTATTGATCAATCTAATCATATTCATGCCAATCGTAACATTTCTCAAGCAATTTTAGGGTTTCAAGCTGATGTAGTAACTCTCCGGATGATAAACAGGCTCTGCATGTCAGGCGACGCCCGACCTGCTCTTCCTACACACAGGGAGATGGAAAAAAGCAAACCCTGTAATCCAAGTACAACCCATTACAATAACATCATCAATGGGCTTTGTAAAAGCAGACGTGTTACTGAAGCCGTGGATATCTATTTCGAAATGAGAGATAAAGGTATTCAACCGGATATTGTCACATTCAATTGTTTAATTCAAGGTTTATGCAATTTAGGTTTAAGGGAAGAGGCACAAGGTTTCTTCGATGAAATGGTAACTCAAAGCATCTCACCAAATGTGGTGACCTTTAACATTTTAGCTCATTCATTCTGTAAAGATGGCAAGATTGAGGAAGCACATAATACGCTCAATCACATGATATCATATCAGTGTGTCCCTGATGTTATCAGCTATAACATCTTAATTAACTGTTACTGCAAGAGCAAAAAGATAGATCAAGCCTTGAGCCTCTTCATGGAAATGTCTGAAAAGAGAATAGTTCCTGATATTATAACCTACACCACTCTCATTACTGGTTTGTGTCAAGTTGGTAGACTTGAGGATGCACTTGTACGTTTTGATGAAATACAAGATTCTGGTCTGGTTCCAGATGTTGTTACTTACTCAATTCTGTTaaactttttgtttaaaaatGGCAAATTTAATGAGGCAATCGTGTTTGAAAGAGCTATGGAAGAGGTTAGAGTTGCCCCTAATATTACTCTATACAATATCCTCATTGATGGTATGTGCAAAGCCGGAAAAATTGATGTTGGTGAGGAACTTTTTAGGAAACTCCCTGCTTTTGGGTTTCAGCCTGgtttttatacatataatatcCTGATTAATGCATACTGCAAGAGCAAAATGATAGGTGAAGCTTTGAGTCTGAAGAATGAAATGTCTGAAAAGGAAGTTACTCCAACTATAGTGACCTACAACACTCTCATCAATGGCTTGTGTCATGTTGGGAGACTCAAGGATGCACTAATTCTTTTTGATGACATCAAACATCATAACCTAGTTCCAAATATTGTTACTTATTCTACTCTGATAGATTCTTTATTTAAAAATGAGAAGTTTGACAAGGCCATTGAACTATACAAAATAATGAAAGATGATGGATTGGCTCCTAACATTGTTCTCTATAACATTCTCATTGATGGAATGTGCAAAGCTGGGAAAGTTGATGAGGGTGAGGGGCTTTTTCGGGATCTTTCTTCAAGAGGCTTGCAGCCTAATATTCGTACTTATAATATTTTGATGAATGGATTATTTAAGAATGGGAAACTCAAGGATGCATATCAGTTGTTGCAAGAAATGATGATTGAAGGATGCATGCCAGATGGTTTtacttttaatataataattcagGGGTATATTCAATGGAATGAGACGAGAATGGCTGTTCAATTTGTGAGAAGAATGGTTGATGCTGGTTTTTCTGCAGATGCAAACACATCAACAAACCTAGTCGACTTGTTGAACAAAAGAAACTTGGATAATGCATCAAAGGAGGTGCTTAAAAAGTTTTTTCGACTTACATCGACAAATAAAGTAAATTAA
- the LOC111916358 gene encoding pentatricopeptide repeat-containing protein At3g22470, mitochondrial isoform X4, giving the protein MSGDARPALPTHREMEKSKPCNPSTTHYNNIINGLCKSRRVTEAVDIYFEMRDKGIQPDIVTFNCLIQGLCNLGLREEAQGFFDEMVTQSISPNVVTFNILAHSFCKDGKIEEAHNTLNHMISYQCVPDVISYNILINCYCKSKKIDQALSLFMEMSEKRIVPDIITYTTLITGLCQVGRLEDALVRFDEIQDSGLVPDVVTYSILLNFLFKNGKFNEAIVFERAMEEVRVAPNITLYNILIDGMCKAGKIDVGEELFRKLPAFGFQPGFYTYNILINAYCKSKMIGEALSLKNEMSEKEVTPTIVTYNTLINGLCHVGRLKDALILFDDIKHHNLVPNIVTYSTLIDSLFKNEKFDKAIELYKIMKDDGLAPNIVLYNILIDGMCKAGKVDEGEGLFRDLSSRGLQPNIRTYNILMNGLFKNGKLKDAYQLLQEMMIEGCMPDGFTFNIIIQGYIQWNETRMAVQFVRRMVDAGFSADANTSTNLVDLLNKRNLDNASKEVLKKFFRLTSTNKVN; this is encoded by the coding sequence ATGTCAGGCGACGCCCGACCTGCTCTTCCTACACACAGGGAGATGGAAAAAAGCAAACCCTGTAATCCAAGTACAACCCATTACAATAACATCATCAATGGGCTTTGTAAAAGCAGACGTGTTACTGAAGCCGTGGATATCTATTTCGAAATGAGAGATAAAGGTATTCAACCGGATATTGTCACATTCAATTGTTTAATTCAAGGTTTATGCAATTTAGGTTTAAGGGAAGAGGCACAAGGTTTCTTCGATGAAATGGTAACTCAAAGCATCTCACCAAATGTGGTGACCTTTAACATTTTAGCTCATTCATTCTGTAAAGATGGCAAGATTGAGGAAGCACATAATACGCTCAATCACATGATATCATATCAGTGTGTCCCTGATGTTATCAGCTATAACATCTTAATTAACTGTTACTGCAAGAGCAAAAAGATAGATCAAGCCTTGAGCCTCTTCATGGAAATGTCTGAAAAGAGAATAGTTCCTGATATTATAACCTACACCACTCTCATTACTGGTTTGTGTCAAGTTGGTAGACTTGAGGATGCACTTGTACGTTTTGATGAAATACAAGATTCTGGTCTGGTTCCAGATGTTGTTACTTACTCAATTCTGTTaaactttttgtttaaaaatGGCAAATTTAATGAGGCAATCGTGTTTGAAAGAGCTATGGAAGAGGTTAGAGTTGCCCCTAATATTACTCTATACAATATCCTCATTGATGGTATGTGCAAAGCCGGAAAAATTGATGTTGGTGAGGAACTTTTTAGGAAACTCCCTGCTTTTGGGTTTCAGCCTGgtttttatacatataatatcCTGATTAATGCATACTGCAAGAGCAAAATGATAGGTGAAGCTTTGAGTCTGAAGAATGAAATGTCTGAAAAGGAAGTTACTCCAACTATAGTGACCTACAACACTCTCATCAATGGCTTGTGTCATGTTGGGAGACTCAAGGATGCACTAATTCTTTTTGATGACATCAAACATCATAACCTAGTTCCAAATATTGTTACTTATTCTACTCTGATAGATTCTTTATTTAAAAATGAGAAGTTTGACAAGGCCATTGAACTATACAAAATAATGAAAGATGATGGATTGGCTCCTAACATTGTTCTCTATAACATTCTCATTGATGGAATGTGCAAAGCTGGGAAAGTTGATGAGGGTGAGGGGCTTTTTCGGGATCTTTCTTCAAGAGGCTTGCAGCCTAATATTCGTACTTATAATATTTTGATGAATGGATTATTTAAGAATGGGAAACTCAAGGATGCATATCAGTTGTTGCAAGAAATGATGATTGAAGGATGCATGCCAGATGGTTTtacttttaatataataattcagGGGTATATTCAATGGAATGAGACGAGAATGGCTGTTCAATTTGTGAGAAGAATGGTTGATGCTGGTTTTTCTGCAGATGCAAACACATCAACAAACCTAGTCGACTTGTTGAACAAAAGAAACTTGGATAATGCATCAAAGGAGGTGCTTAAAAAGTTTTTTCGACTTACATCGACAAATAAAGTAAATTAA
- the LOC111916358 gene encoding pentatricopeptide repeat-containing protein At3g22470, mitochondrial isoform X3, giving the protein MRKAAFVLRRNGFQADVVTLRMINRLCMSGDARPALPTHREMEKSKPCNPSTTHYNNIINGLCKSRRVTEAVDIYFEMRDKGIQPDIVTFNCLIQGLCNLGLREEAQGFFDEMVTQSISPNVVTFNILAHSFCKDGKIEEAHNTLNHMISYQCVPDVISYNILINCYCKSKKIDQALSLFMEMSEKRIVPDIITYTTLITGLCQVGRLEDALVRFDEIQDSGLVPDVVTYSILLNFLFKNGKFNEAIVFERAMEEVRVAPNITLYNILIDGMCKAGKIDVGEELFRKLPAFGFQPGFYTYNILINAYCKSKMIGEALSLKNEMSEKEVTPTIVTYNTLINGLCHVGRLKDALILFDDIKHHNLVPNIVTYSTLIDSLFKNEKFDKAIELYKIMKDDGLAPNIVLYNILIDGMCKAGKVDEGEGLFRDLSSRGLQPNIRTYNILMNGLFKNGKLKDAYQLLQEMMIEGCMPDGFTFNIIIQGYIQWNETRMAVQFVRRMVDAGFSADANTSTNLVDLLNKRNLDNASKEVLKKFFRLTSTNKVN; this is encoded by the exons ATGAGAAAGGCTGCTTTTGTTCTTCGTCGAAATG GGTTTCAAGCTGATGTAGTAACTCTCCGGATGATAAACAGGCTCTGCATGTCAGGCGACGCCCGACCTGCTCTTCCTACACACAGGGAGATGGAAAAAAGCAAACCCTGTAATCCAAGTACAACCCATTACAATAACATCATCAATGGGCTTTGTAAAAGCAGACGTGTTACTGAAGCCGTGGATATCTATTTCGAAATGAGAGATAAAGGTATTCAACCGGATATTGTCACATTCAATTGTTTAATTCAAGGTTTATGCAATTTAGGTTTAAGGGAAGAGGCACAAGGTTTCTTCGATGAAATGGTAACTCAAAGCATCTCACCAAATGTGGTGACCTTTAACATTTTAGCTCATTCATTCTGTAAAGATGGCAAGATTGAGGAAGCACATAATACGCTCAATCACATGATATCATATCAGTGTGTCCCTGATGTTATCAGCTATAACATCTTAATTAACTGTTACTGCAAGAGCAAAAAGATAGATCAAGCCTTGAGCCTCTTCATGGAAATGTCTGAAAAGAGAATAGTTCCTGATATTATAACCTACACCACTCTCATTACTGGTTTGTGTCAAGTTGGTAGACTTGAGGATGCACTTGTACGTTTTGATGAAATACAAGATTCTGGTCTGGTTCCAGATGTTGTTACTTACTCAATTCTGTTaaactttttgtttaaaaatGGCAAATTTAATGAGGCAATCGTGTTTGAAAGAGCTATGGAAGAGGTTAGAGTTGCCCCTAATATTACTCTATACAATATCCTCATTGATGGTATGTGCAAAGCCGGAAAAATTGATGTTGGTGAGGAACTTTTTAGGAAACTCCCTGCTTTTGGGTTTCAGCCTGgtttttatacatataatatcCTGATTAATGCATACTGCAAGAGCAAAATGATAGGTGAAGCTTTGAGTCTGAAGAATGAAATGTCTGAAAAGGAAGTTACTCCAACTATAGTGACCTACAACACTCTCATCAATGGCTTGTGTCATGTTGGGAGACTCAAGGATGCACTAATTCTTTTTGATGACATCAAACATCATAACCTAGTTCCAAATATTGTTACTTATTCTACTCTGATAGATTCTTTATTTAAAAATGAGAAGTTTGACAAGGCCATTGAACTATACAAAATAATGAAAGATGATGGATTGGCTCCTAACATTGTTCTCTATAACATTCTCATTGATGGAATGTGCAAAGCTGGGAAAGTTGATGAGGGTGAGGGGCTTTTTCGGGATCTTTCTTCAAGAGGCTTGCAGCCTAATATTCGTACTTATAATATTTTGATGAATGGATTATTTAAGAATGGGAAACTCAAGGATGCATATCAGTTGTTGCAAGAAATGATGATTGAAGGATGCATGCCAGATGGTTTtacttttaatataataattcagGGGTATATTCAATGGAATGAGACGAGAATGGCTGTTCAATTTGTGAGAAGAATGGTTGATGCTGGTTTTTCTGCAGATGCAAACACATCAACAAACCTAGTCGACTTGTTGAACAAAAGAAACTTGGATAATGCATCAAAGGAGGTGCTTAAAAAGTTTTTTCGACTTACATCGACAAATAAAGTAAATTAA